A region from the Anomaloglossus baeobatrachus isolate aAnoBae1 chromosome 11, aAnoBae1.hap1, whole genome shotgun sequence genome encodes:
- the LOC142256554 gene encoding formyl peptide receptor 2-like, which yields MDPDDDNLTTSNTTLDNNDRSDNYNDPHYYERIIKKMSITLFSIVFALGIIGNGLVIWIAGFRMKNIVSAVWFLHLAIADFLCCASLPLRIHEWVVYFSFRSYSVSSIIATCTANIFLFNINMTASVLLLMAMSIDRWVSVMWPFWAKVHRTCNVVRISAAIIWGLSLIVAGVLYCMYDNRIGYLGEWCIYYKHLMPYHRESHETMQLIRLVIMCVIPFLIIVTSYVTIFYKIRKSKRSQRSQRSSRIITAVISCFFICWFPYYICPLIPGYHDLHDFQFQILHTLIFTLACLNSCMNPIIYVFMGPGFRQGFFRSIPSKVERALSEHPNDLYREGEDAGNTRTTDV from the exons ATGGATCCTGATGATGATAATCTGACCACATCTAATACAACTCTGGACAACAATGACCG GTCTGACAATTACAATGATCCTCATTATTATGAAAGGATTATAAAGAAGATGTCAATTACACTTTTTAGCATTGTTTTTGCTCTCGGGATTATCGGTAATGGATTAGTCATCTGGATTGCCGGATTCAGGATGAAGAACATAGTCAGTGCCGTGTGGTTCCTCCACCTGGCCATCgcggacttcctgtgctgtgcgtctctgcctctgagaattcatgagtgggtTGTATATTTCTCATTCAGGTCATACAGCGTTTCCTCAATAATTGCAACTTGCACAGCAAACATTTTTCTCTTTAATATAAACATGACCGCTAGTGTTCTCCTCCTGATGGCCATGAGTATTGACCGCTGGGTGTCCGTCATGTGGCCATTCTGGGCCAAAGTCCATAGAACCTGTAATGTGGTGAGAATCTCTGCAGCGATCATCTGGGGGCTGAGCCTCATTGTAGCGGGTGTACTGTATTGCATGTATGACAACCGGATAGGTTATCTAGGGGAATGGTGTATATATTATAAACATCTAATGCCTTATCACCGAGAGTCACATGAGACCAtgcagctgatcagattagttataATGTGTGTGATCCCTTTTCTCATCATCGTCACctcttacgtcaccattttctacaAGATTAGAAAAAGTAAAAGATCCCAGAGATCTCAGAGATCCTCCAGGATCATCACCGCTGTTATATCGTGTTTCTTCATCTGCTGGTTTCCATATTACATCTGCCCACTGATACCCGGGTATCATGATCTACATGACTTTCAATTCCAGATATTACACACCCTTATTTTCACCCTGGCTTGTCTTAACAGCTGCATGAATCCAATCATTTATGTGTTTATGGGACCGGGTTTCCGACAAGGATTCTTCAGATCCATCCCCTCCAAAGTAGAAAGAGCCTTAAGTGAACATCCTAATGACCTGTACAGAGAAGGAGAAGATGCGGGAAATACTCGCACTACTGATGTGTAA